In Drosophila yakuba strain Tai18E2 chromosome X, Prin_Dyak_Tai18E2_2.1, whole genome shotgun sequence, a single genomic region encodes these proteins:
- the LOC26535579 gene encoding mucin-1 isoform X2, producing MTTNRSTRLLVLLVLTALVASQKAHAAAVGLKCGGKSAVCVGPLSYQQCVDDLTTGPVVPCELNTRCVTDGLEICVAVKSAAEAPTAAVAKMVTITDSPVVSESAPLVDSTSSVSAVEISTEGVGAPASAVPTKPSAPVETTQTPVETTQIPVETTQAPLKTTQAPVETTTAAIEETTTGSEAPLESESTVPSDTTPVDSTLSPGSEGTYPTIEPNTPGADPNAPAGTTLAPGEVDPNSPIDPNSPLNPNAPEESTNEPGLVDPTLPADTTAAPDSPVEGSTAAPGTPADVTTAAPGAPGDVPTAAPGSPADVTTAAPGAPGDGPSAAPGSPADVTTAAPGAPADGSSAAPGAPADESSAAPGSPADVTTAAPGAPGDGASAAPGAPADATTAVPGAPADGSSAAPGAPADVTTAAPGAPADGSSAAPGAPADVTTAAPGAPADGSSAAPGAPADGSSAAPGSPADVTTAAPGAPGDGPSAAPGSPADVTTAAPGAPSDGSSAAPGAPADVTTATPGAPAEGSSAAPGAPADGSSAAPGSPADVTTAVPGAPAEGSSAAPGAPGDGSSAAPGSPADVTTATPGAPADGSSAAPGSPADVTTAAPGAPADGSSAAPGAPADVTTAAPGAPADGSSAAPGSPADVTTAAPGAPADGSSAAPGAPADVTTAAPGAPADVTTATPGAPADGSSAAPGAPADVTTATPGAPADGSSAAPGAPADGSSAAPGAPADGSSGAPGSPADVTTAAPGAPGDGPSAAPGSPADVTTAAPGAPSDGSSAAPGAPADVTTAAPGAPAEGSSAAPGAPADGSSAAPGSPADVTTAVPGAPAEGSSAAPGAPADGSSAAPGAPADVTTAAPGAPADGSSAAPGSPADVTTAAPGAPADVTTPAPGAPAEGSSAAPGAPADGSSAAPGSPADVTTAVPGAPAEGSSAAPGAPADGSSAAPGAPADVTTAAPGAPADGSSAAPGSPADVTTAAPGAPADGSSAAPGAPADGSSAAPGSPADVTTAAPGAPSDGSSAAPGAPADVTTAVPGAPAEGSSAAPGASGDGSSAAPGSPADVTTAAPGAPADGSSAAPGSPADGSSAAPGSPADGSSAAPGSPADVTTAPPGTPADGSSAAGGVPADSNVPAGGAPADSNVPAGGIPANSNVPAGGVPADSSVPGGGVPANSNPPDSGVPAGSSASASSTPGPSSAGSNPPAGSVIPSIPVLPGGAGFGPWYPRPNSPILPPTWRPLLPGQNGSGAPGSGLINPPQRPHPFWPNWQNWVNSWRPKNPVPSTEAPVQPQNPQQPQQPQNPQQPQQPQNPQQPGNNNSENAESVEQAAPVPPAEGPASNENASVEDSNKAPSEKSKDKPKSGEDQSKEQEQKKPSSEEKEKSDKDSKEKKDNDNKDKKDKSKEEKDNESQKDNEGDDEPSSKEKKQYVKDLIKKLKKGDDCDEDDVYPDVRDCRKYYRCEVKKSGKHKFAHLRCDKKERFDWLAQSCVPKDEARCLEKSN from the exons ATGACAACGAACCGATCCACCAGACTTCTGGTGTTGCTAGTG TTGACAGCCCTGGTGGCCAGCCAAAAGGCGCATGCTGCCGCCGTAGGACTCAAGTGCGGTGGCAAGAGCGCCGTCTGCGTGGGACCACTCTCCTATCAGCAGTGCGTCGATGACCTGACCACCGGTCCGGTGGTGCCATGCGAGCTTAACACCCGCTGCGTCACCGACGGCCTCGAGATCTGCGTGGCGGTCAAGTCGGCCGCTGAGGCGCCCACGGCGGCTGTCGCCAAGATGGTGACCATCACCGACAGCCCCGTGGTGAGCGAATCCGCCCCGCTCGTGGATTCCACCAGCAGTGTTAGCGCCGTAGAGATCTCCACCGAGGGTGTAGGTGCACCAGCCAGCGCTGTTCCCACGAAGCCATCTGCTCCAGTTGAGACCACTCAGACTCCGGTAGAGACCACCCAGATTCCGGTTGAGACCACTCAGGCACCGCTTAAAACCACCCAAGCTCCGGTCGAGACAACTACTGCAGCCATTGAGGAGACTACCACAGGATCGGAAGCACCACTGGAGTCGGAATCGACGGTGCCCAGCGATACAACTCCCGTGGACTCCACATTGTCACCCGGATCGGAGGGCACTTACCCAACCATTGAACCCAACACACCAGGAGCAGACCCCAACGCTCCGGCGGGAACGACTCTTGCTCCAGGCGAAGTCGATCCCAACAGTCCTATCGACCCCAATTCCCCTCTGAACCCGAACGCACCCGAAGAATCTACTAACGAACCCGGATTAGTTGACCCCACCCTACCGGCTGACACTACCGCTGCTCCAGATTCTCCTGTTGAAGGATCAACAGCAGCTCCCGGCACTCCGGCTGATGTAACCACTGCTGCTCCAGGCGCTCCAGGTGATGTCCctactgctgctcctggttcTCCTGCTGATGTCACCACCGCCGCTCCTGGCGCTCCAGGTGATGGACCCTCTGCCGCTCCTGGATCTCCTGCTGATGTCACCACCGCCGCTCCTGGCGCTCCAGCTGATGGATCCTCTGCCGCCCCTGGCGCTCCAGCTGATGAATCCTCTGCCGCTCCTGGATCTCCTGCTGATGTCACCACCGCCGCTCCTGGCGCTCCAGGTGATGGAGCCTCTGCCGCTCCTGGTGCTCCTGCTGATGCTACCACCGCCGTTCCTGGCGCACCAGCTGATGGATCCTCTGCCGCTCCTGGTGCTCCTGCTGATGTTACAACCGCCGCTCCTGGCGCTCCAGCTGATGGATCTTCTGCCGCTCCTGGTGCTCCTGCTGATGTCACCACCGCCGCTCCTGGCGCTCCAGCTGATGGATCCTCTGCCGCCCCTGGCGCTCCAGCTGATGGATCCTCTGCCGCTCCTGGATCTCCTGCTGATGTCACCACCGCCGCTCCTGGCGCTCCAGGTGATGGACCCTCTGCCGCTCCTGGATCTCCTGCTGATGTCACCACCGCCGCTCCTGGCGCTCCAAGTGATGGATCCTCTGCCGCTCCTGGTGCTCCTGCCGATGTCACCACCGCCACTCCTGGCGCACCAGCTGAAGGATCCTCTGCCGCTCCTGGCGCTCCAGCTGATGGATCTTCTGCCGCTCCCGGATCTCCTGCTGATGTCACCACCGCCGTTCCTGGCGCACCAGCTGAAGGATCCTCTGCCGCTCCTGGCGCTCCAGGTGATGGATCCTCTGCCGCTCCCGGATCTCCTGCTGATGTTACCACCGCCACTCCTGGCGCTCCAGCTGATGGATCCTCTGCCGCTCCCGGATCTCCTGCTGATGTCACCACGGCCGCTCCTGGCGCTCCAGCTGATGGATCCTCTGCCGCTCCTGGTGCTCCTGCTGATGTTACCACCGCCGCTCCTGGCGCTCCAGCTGATGGATCTTCTGCCGCTCCCGGATCTCCTGCTGATGTCACCACGGCCGCTCCTGGCGCTCCAGCTGATGGATCCTCTGCCGCTCCTGGTGCTCCTGCTGATGTTACCACTGCCGCTCCTGGAGCTCCTGCTGATGTCACCACCGCCACTCCTGGCGCTCCAGCTGATGGATCCTCTGCCGCTCCTGGAGCTCCTGCTGATGTCACCACCGCCACTCCTGGCGCTCCAGCTGATGGATCCTCTGCCGCCCCTGGCGCTCCAGCTGATGGATCCTCTGCCGCCCCTGGCGCTCCAGCTGATGGATCCTCTGGCGCTCCTGGATCTCCTGCTGATGTCACAACCGCCGCTCCTGGCGCTCCAGGTGATGGACCCTCTGCCGCTCCTGGATCTCCTGCTGATGTCACCACCGCCGCTCCTGGCGCTCCAAGTGATGGATCCTCTGCCGCTCCTGGTGCTCCTGCTGATGTTACCACCGCCGCTCCTGGCGCACCAGCTGAAGGATCCTCTGCCGCTCCTGGCGCTCCAGCTGATGGATCTTCTGCCGCTCCCGGATCTCCTGCTGATGTCACCACCGCCGTTCCTGGCGCACCAGCTGAAGGATCCTCTGCCGCTCCTGGCGCTCCAGCTGATGGATCCTCTGCCGCTCCTGGTGCTCCTGCTGATGTTACCACCGCCGCTCCTGGCGCTCCAGCTGATGGATCTTCTGCCGCTCCCGGATCTCCTGCTGATGTCACCACGGCCGCTCCTGGTGCTCCTGCTGATGTTACCACTCCCGCTCCTGGCGCACCAGCTGAAGGATCCTCTGCCGCTCCTGGCGCTCCAGCTGATGGATCTTCTGCCGCTCCCGGATCTCCTGCTGATGTCACCACCGCCGTTCCTGGCGCACCAGCTGAAGGATCCTCTGCCGCTCCTGGCGCTCCAGCTGATGGATCCTCTGCCGCTCCTGGTGCTCCTGCTGATGTTACCACCGCCGCTCCTGGCGCTCCAGCTGATGGATCTTCTGCCGCTCCCGGATCTCCTGCTGATGTCACCACGGCCGCTCCTGGCGCTCCAGCTGATGGATCCTCTGCCGCTCCTGGCGCTCCAGCTGATGGATCTTCTGCCGCTCCCGGATCTCCTGCTGATGTCACCACCGCCGCTCCTGGCGCTCCATCTGATGGATCCTCTGCCGCTCCTGGTGCTCCTGCTGATGTTACCACCGCCGTTCCTGGCGCACCAGCTGAAGGATCCTCTGCCGCTCCTGGCGCTTCAGGTGATGGATCCTCTGCCGCTCCCGGATCTCCTGCTGATGTTACCACCGCCGCTCCTGGCGCTCCAGCTGATGGATCTTCTGCCGCTCCTGGTTCCCCAGCTGATGGATCCTCTGCCGCTCCCGGATCTCCTGCTGATGGATCCTCTGCCGCTCCCGGATCTCCTGCTGATGTTACCACCGCTCCTCCTGGCACTCCAGCTGATGGATCCTCTGCCGCTGGTGGAGTTCCTGCTGATTCCAATGTTCCCGCTG GTGGAGCCCCTGCTGATTCCAATGTTCCCGCTGGTGGAATTCCTGCTAATTCAAATGTGCCAGCTGGTGGAGTTCCTGCTGATTCCAGTGTTCCCGGTGGTGGAGTTCCTGCTAATTCCAATCCTCCAGATAGTGGTGTTCCTGCTGGCTCCAGTGCTTCCGCTAGTAGCACGCCTGGACCATCTTCTGCGGGATCAAATCCGCCAGCTGGCTCAGTTATTCCATCTATTCCGGTACTTCCTGGCGGAGCCGGCTTTGGGCCTTGGTATCCTCGCCCGAACAGTCCGATCTTGCCGCCGACCTGGAGGCCGCTACTTCCTGGACAAAATGGCTCAGGTGCTCCTGGCAGTGGGCTAATCAACCCGCCTCAACGCCCACATCCTTTCTGGCCCAACTGGCAAAACTGGGTAAACAGCTGGCGACCAAAAAATCCAGTTCCTAGCACCGAAGCTCCTGTCCAACCGCAGAATCcccagcagccgcagcaaccCCAAAATCCACAGCAGCCCCAGCAACCGCAGAACCCTCAACAGCCTGGAAACAACAATTCTGAAAACGCCGAAAGCGTAGAGCAAGCTGCTCCAGTTCCACCAGCCGAAGGACCAGCGTCCAACGAGAATGCCTCCGTTGAGGACAGCAACAAAGCGCCCAGCGAGAAGTCGAAGGACAAGCCAAAGTCCGGGGAGGATCAGTCCAAGGAGCAGGAACAGAAGAAGCCCAGCTCtgaggagaaggagaagagCGATAAAGACAGCAAGGAGAAAAAGGACAATGATAACAAGGACAAGAAGGACAAGTCCAAGGAGGAGAAGGACAACGAGTCCCAGAAGGACAACGAAGGCGACGACGAGCCGAGCTCCAAGGAGAAGAAGCAGTACGTCAAGGACCTGATCAAGAAGCTGAAGAAGGGTGACGACTGCGACGAGGACGACGTCTATCCCGATGTCCGCGATTGCCGCAAATACTACCGCTGCGAGGTAAAGAAGTCCGGCAAACACAAGTTCGCCCACCTGCGCTGCGACAAAAAGGAACGATTCGACTGGCTTGCCCAGTCCTGTGTGCCCAAGGACGAGGCCCGCTGCCTGGAGAAATCTAACTAG
- the LOC26535579 gene encoding mucin-1 isoform X8 — MTTNRSTRLLVLLVLTALVASQKAHAAAVGLKCGGKSAVCVGPLSYQQCVDDLTTGPVVPCELNTRCVTDGLEICVAVKSAAEAPTAAVAKMVTITDSPVVSESAPLVDSTSSVSAVEISTEGVGAPASAVPTKPSAPVETTQTPVETTQIPVETTQAPLKTTQAPVETTTAAIEETTTGSEAPLESESTVPSDTTPVDSTLSPGSEGTYPTIEPNTPGADPNAPAGTTLAPGEVDPNSPIDPNSPLNPNAPEESTNEPGLVDPTLPADTTAAPDSPVEGSTAAPGTPADVTTAAPGAPGDVPTAAPGSPADVTTAAPGAPGDGPSAAPGSPADVTTAAPGAPADGSSAAPGAPADESSAAPGSPADVTTAAPGAPGDGASAAPGAPADATTAVPGAPADGSSAAPGAPADVTTAAPGAPADGSSAAPGAPADVTTAAPGAPADGSSAAPGAPADGSSAAPGSPADVTTAAPGAPGDGPSAAPGSPADVTTAAPGAPSDGSSAAPGAPADVTTATPGAPAEGSSAAPGAPADGSSAAPGSPADVTTAVPGAPAEGSSAAPGAPGDGSSAAPGSPADVTTATPGAPADGSSAAPGSPADVTTAAPGAPADGSSAAPGAPADVTTAAPGAPADGSSAAPGSPADVTTAAPGAPADGSSAAPGAPADGSSAAPGSPADVTTAAPGAPADVTTPAPGAPAEGSSAAPGAPADGSSAAPGSPADVTTAVPGAPAEGSSAAPGAPADGSSAAPGAPADVTTAAPGAPADGSSAAPGSPADVTTAAPGAPADGSSAAPGAPADGSSAAPGSPADVTTAAPGAPSDGSSAAPGAPADVTTAVPGAPAEGSSAAPGASGDGSSAAPGSPADVTTAAPGAPADGSSAAPGSPADGSSAAPGSPADGSSAAPGSPADVTTAPPGTPADGSSAAGGVPADSNVPAGGVPADSNVPAGGAPADSNVPAGGIPANSNVPAGGVPADSSVPGGGVPANSNPPDSGVPAGSSASASSTPGPSSAGSNPPAGSVIPSIPVLPGGAGFGPWYPRPNSPILPPTWRPLLPGQNGSGAPGSGLINPPQRPHPFWPNWQNWVNSWRPKNPVPSTEAPVQPQNPQQPQQPQNPQQPQQPQNPQQPGNNNSENAESVEQAAPVPPAEGPASNENASVEDSNKAPSEKSKDKPKSGEDQSKEQEQKKPSSEEKEKSDKDSKEKKDNDNKDKKDKSKEEKDNESQKDNEGDDEPSSKEKKQYVKDLIKKLKKGDDCDEDDVYPDVRDCRKYYRCEVKKSGKHKFAHLRCDKKERFDWLAQSCVPKDEARCLEKSN; from the exons ATGACAACGAACCGATCCACCAGACTTCTGGTGTTGCTAGTG TTGACAGCCCTGGTGGCCAGCCAAAAGGCGCATGCTGCCGCCGTAGGACTCAAGTGCGGTGGCAAGAGCGCCGTCTGCGTGGGACCACTCTCCTATCAGCAGTGCGTCGATGACCTGACCACCGGTCCGGTGGTGCCATGCGAGCTTAACACCCGCTGCGTCACCGACGGCCTCGAGATCTGCGTGGCGGTCAAGTCGGCCGCTGAGGCGCCCACGGCGGCTGTCGCCAAGATGGTGACCATCACCGACAGCCCCGTGGTGAGCGAATCCGCCCCGCTCGTGGATTCCACCAGCAGTGTTAGCGCCGTAGAGATCTCCACCGAGGGTGTAGGTGCACCAGCCAGCGCTGTTCCCACGAAGCCATCTGCTCCAGTTGAGACCACTCAGACTCCGGTAGAGACCACCCAGATTCCGGTTGAGACCACTCAGGCACCGCTTAAAACCACCCAAGCTCCGGTCGAGACAACTACTGCAGCCATTGAGGAGACTACCACAGGATCGGAAGCACCACTGGAGTCGGAATCGACGGTGCCCAGCGATACAACTCCCGTGGACTCCACATTGTCACCCGGATCGGAGGGCACTTACCCAACCATTGAACCCAACACACCAGGAGCAGACCCCAACGCTCCGGCGGGAACGACTCTTGCTCCAGGCGAAGTCGATCCCAACAGTCCTATCGACCCCAATTCCCCTCTGAACCCGAACGCACCCGAAGAATCTACTAACGAACCCGGATTAGTTGACCCCACCCTACCGGCTGACACTACCGCTGCTCCAGATTCTCCTGTTGAAGGATCAACAGCAGCTCCCGGCACTCCGGCTGATGTAACCACTGCTGCTCCAGGCGCTCCAGGTGATGTCCctactgctgctcctggttcTCCTGCTGATGTCACCACCGCCGCTCCTGGCGCTCCAGGTGATGGACCCTCTGCCGCTCCTGGATCTCCTGCTGATGTCACCACCGCCGCTCCTGGCGCTCCAGCTGATGGATCCTCTGCCGCCCCTGGCGCTCCAGCTGATGAATCCTCTGCCGCTCCTGGATCTCCTGCTGATGTCACCACCGCCGCTCCTGGCGCTCCAGGTGATGGAGCCTCTGCCGCTCCTGGTGCTCCTGCTGATGCTACCACCGCCGTTCCTGGCGCACCAGCTGATGGATCCTCTGCCGCTCCTGGTGCTCCTGCTGATGTTACAACCGCCGCTCCTGGCGCTCCAGCTGATGGATCTTCTGCCGCTCCTGGTGCTCCTGCTGATGTCACCACCGCCGCTCCTGGCGCTCCAGCTGATGGATCCTCTGCCGCCCCTGGCGCTCCAGCTGATGGATCCTCTGCCGCTCCTGGATCTCCTGCTGATGTCACCACCGCCGCTCCTGGCGCTCCAGGTGATGGACCCTCTGCCGCTCCTGGATCTCCTGCTGATGTCACCACCGCCGCTCCTGGCGCTCCAAGTGATGGATCCTCTGCCGCTCCTGGTGCTCCTGCCGATGTCACCACCGCCACTCCTGGCGCACCAGCTGAAGGATCCTCTGCCGCTCCTGGCGCTCCAGCTGATGGATCTTCTGCCGCTCCCGGATCTCCTGCTGATGTCACCACCGCCGTTCCTGGCGCACCAGCTGAAGGATCCTCTGCCGCTCCTGGCGCTCCAGGTGATGGATCCTCTGCCGCTCCCGGATCTCCTGCTGATGTTACCACCGCCACTCCTGGCGCTCCAGCTGATGGATCCTCTGCCGCTCCCGGATCTCCTGCTGATGTCACCACGGCCGCTCCTGGCGCTCCAGCTGATGGATCCTCTGCCGCTCCTGGTGCTCCTGCTGATGTTACCACCGCCGCTCCTGGCGCTCCAGCTGATGGATCTTCTGCCGCTCCCGGATCTCCTGCTGATGTCACCACGGCCGCTCCTGGCGCTCCAGCTGATGGATCCTCTGCCGCTCCTG GCGCTCCAGCTGATGGATCTTCTGCCGCTCCCGGATCTCCTGCTGATGTCACCACGGCCGCTCCTGGTGCTCCTGCTGATGTTACCACTCCCGCTCCTGGCGCACCAGCTGAAGGATCCTCTGCCGCTCCTGGCGCTCCAGCTGATGGATCTTCTGCCGCTCCCGGATCTCCTGCTGATGTCACCACCGCCGTTCCTGGCGCACCAGCTGAAGGATCCTCTGCCGCTCCTGGCGCTCCAGCTGATGGATCCTCTGCCGCTCCTGGTGCTCCTGCTGATGTTACCACCGCCGCTCCTGGCGCTCCAGCTGATGGATCTTCTGCCGCTCCCGGATCTCCTGCTGATGTCACCACGGCCGCTCCTGGCGCTCCAGCTGATGGATCCTCTGCCGCTCCTGGCGCTCCAGCTGATGGATCTTCTGCCGCTCCCGGATCTCCTGCTGATGTCACCACCGCCGCTCCTGGCGCTCCATCTGATGGATCCTCTGCCGCTCCTGGTGCTCCTGCTGATGTTACCACCGCCGTTCCTGGCGCACCAGCTGAAGGATCCTCTGCCGCTCCTGGCGCTTCAGGTGATGGATCCTCTGCCGCTCCCGGATCTCCTGCTGATGTTACCACCGCCGCTCCTGGCGCTCCAGCTGATGGATCTTCTGCCGCTCCTGGTTCCCCAGCTGATGGATCCTCTGCCGCTCCCGGATCTCCTGCTGATGGATCCTCTGCCGCTCCCGGATCTCCTGCTGATGTTACCACCGCTCCTCCTGGCACTCCAGCTGATGGATCCTCTGCCGCTGGTGGAGTTCCTGCTGATTCCAATGTTCCCGCTGGTGGAGTTCCTGCTGATTCCAATGTTCCCGCTGGTGGAGCCCCTGCTGATTCCAATGTTCCCGCTGGTGGAATTCCTGCTAATTCAAATGTGCCAGCTGGTGGAGTTCCTGCTGATTCCAGTGTTCCCGGTGGTGGAGTTCCTGCTAATTCCAATCCTCCAGATAGTGGTGTTCCTGCTGGCTCCAGTGCTTCCGCTAGTAGCACGCCTGGACCATCTTCTGCGGGATCAAATCCGCCAGCTGGCTCAGTTATTCCATCTATTCCGGTACTTCCTGGCGGAGCCGGCTTTGGGCCTTGGTATCCTCGCCCGAACAGTCCGATCTTGCCGCCGACCTGGAGGCCGCTACTTCCTGGACAAAATGGCTCAGGTGCTCCTGGCAGTGGGCTAATCAACCCGCCTCAACGCCCACATCCTTTCTGGCCCAACTGGCAAAACTGGGTAAACAGCTGGCGACCAAAAAATCCAGTTCCTAGCACCGAAGCTCCTGTCCAACCGCAGAATCcccagcagccgcagcaaccCCAAAATCCACAGCAGCCCCAGCAACCGCAGAACCCTCAACAGCCTGGAAACAACAATTCTGAAAACGCCGAAAGCGTAGAGCAAGCTGCTCCAGTTCCACCAGCCGAAGGACCAGCGTCCAACGAGAATGCCTCCGTTGAGGACAGCAACAAAGCGCCCAGCGAGAAGTCGAAGGACAAGCCAAAGTCCGGGGAGGATCAGTCCAAGGAGCAGGAACAGAAGAAGCCCAGCTCtgaggagaaggagaagagCGATAAAGACAGCAAGGAGAAAAAGGACAATGATAACAAGGACAAGAAGGACAAGTCCAAGGAGGAGAAGGACAACGAGTCCCAGAAGGACAACGAAGGCGACGACGAGCCGAGCTCCAAGGAGAAGAAGCAGTACGTCAAGGACCTGATCAAGAAGCTGAAGAAGGGTGACGACTGCGACGAGGACGACGTCTATCCCGATGTCCGCGATTGCCGCAAATACTACCGCTGCGAGGTAAAGAAGTCCGGCAAACACAAGTTCGCCCACCTGCGCTGCGACAAAAAGGAACGATTCGACTGGCTTGCCCAGTCCTGTGTGCCCAAGGACGAGGCCCGCTGCCTGGAGAAATCTAACTAG